Proteins encoded together in one Labrus mixtus chromosome 18, fLabMix1.1, whole genome shotgun sequence window:
- the grxcr1b gene encoding glutaredoxin domain-containing cysteine-rich protein 1, with product MERPKVKEEKEKAGKTVRFRVASANSGRVLTEVFKDETLWSSSVSDSVDSDNTSSPETEQGSSPPTSEANSHLNGLVVVGSAQEENGAEPDDLLLYASAKRDMLFSNKRINICSKNGTIRGVRNKVSAGQVLFNNLSNMYSGSLRHQKRRPWEKE from the exons ATGGAGAGGCCAAaggtgaaagaggagaaagaaaaggctgGGAAAACGGTTCGGTTCAGGGTAGCTTCTGCCAACAGCGGCCGGGTCCTGACGGAGGTGTTCAAGGATGAAACACTCTGGAGCAGCTCAGTGTCGGACTCGGTGGACTCTGACAACACCAGCAGCCCGGAGACAGAACAGGGGAGCTCACCACCCACCAGTGAGGCCAACAGCCACCTGAACGGTCTTGTGGTGGTGGGATCTGCGCAGGAGGAGAACGGCGCTGAACCTGATGACCTGCTTCTTTACGCCAGTGCCAAGAGAGATATGCTCTTCAGCAACAAGCGGATCAATATCTGCAGCAAGAATGGGACCATACGAGGAGTGAGGAACAAAGTGAGCGCAGGCCAAGTTCTCTTCAACAACCTCTCCAACATGTACTCA GGTTCCCTTCGTCATCAGAAAAGGAGACCTTGGGAAAAGGAGTGA